In one Motacilla alba alba isolate MOTALB_02 chromosome 7, Motacilla_alba_V1.0_pri, whole genome shotgun sequence genomic region, the following are encoded:
- the MCM6 gene encoding DNA replication licensing factor MCM6, which produces MDLAVAAVGGAGAAPQHQQIRDEVAEKCQKLFLNFLEEFQNSDGEVKYLRDAEELIRPERNTLIVSFADLEQFNQQLSTTIQEEFYRVYPYLCRATKSFARDHGNVPANKDFYVAFQDLPTRHKIRELTSAKIGSLLRISGQVVRTHPVHPELVSGTFLCLDCQTVIKDVEQQFKYTQPNICRNPVCANRRRFLLDTNKSRFVDFQKVRIQETQGELPRGSIPRSLEVILRAEAVESAQAGDKCDFTGSLIVVPDVSQLATPGLRAETGSRVTGSEGYETEGIRGLRALGVRELSYKLVFLACYVAPTNPRFGGKELRDEEQTAESIKNQMSVKEWEKVFEMSQDKNLYHNLCTSLFPTIHGNDEVKRGVLLMLFGGVPKTTSEGTSLRGDINVCVVGDPSTAKSQFLKHVDEFSPRAVYTSGKASSAAGLTAAVVKDEESHEFVIEAGALMLADNGVCCIDEFDKMEVRDQVAIHEAMEQQTISITKAGVKATLNARTSILAAANPVGGRYDRSKSLKQNINLSAPIMSRFDLFFILVDECNEVIDYAIARRIVDLHSRVEESVDRVYSLDDIRRYLLFARQFKPKISKESEDFIVEQYKRLRQRDGSGVTKSSWRITVRQLESMIRLSEAMARMHCCDEVHPKHVKEAFRLLNKSIIRVETPDVNLDQDDEQQMEDQEDQDGVNGEAEAPAGVNGLVNGINGHSEDVSKDAAPKASLRLGFSEYRRISNLLVLHLRKAEEEEDDAALKRSELINWYLKEIESEIESEEELINKKKIIERVIHRLTHYDHILIELSQSGLRGSTEEETFDDDPYLVVNPNYLLED; this is translated from the exons ATGGATCTGGCGGTGGCGGCGGTGGGGGGCGCGGGCGCGGCGCCGCAGCACCAGCAGATCCGTGATGAAGTGGCCGAGAAGTGCCAGAAGTTGTTCTTGAACTTTCTAGAGGA GTTCCAGAACAGCGATGGGGAGGTCAAGTACCTGCGAGATGCTGAAGAGCTGATCCGGCCAGAGCGGAACACGCTGATCGTCAGCTTTGCGGATTTGGAGCAGTTCAATCAGCAGCTCTCTACCACTATTCAGGAGGAATTTTACAG GGTTTATCCATATCTGTGTCGAGCCACAAAGTCTTTTGCCAGAGACCACGGAAATGTTCCTGCAAACAAGGACTTTTATGTTGCATTCCAGGACCTGCCTACCAGACACAA AATTCGAGAGCTGACTTCAGCAAAAATTGGCTCCCTGCTACGCATCAGTGGGCAGGTGGTTCGTACCCACCCCGTCCATCCAGAGCTGGTCAGTGGAACCTTCCTGTGCCTCGACTGCCAGACAGTGATCAAAGATGTGGAGCAGCAATTCAAATACACCCAGCCAAACATCTGCAGAAACCCGGTCTGTGCCAACAGAAGGAGATTCCTGCTGGACACAAACAAATCAAGATTTGTTGATTTCCAAAAG GTGCGCATCCAGGAGACGCAGGGCGAGCTGCCCCGCGGCAGCATTCCGCGCAGCCTGGAGGTGATCCTGCGCGCAGAGGCCGTGGAGTCTGCCCAGGCGGGTGACAAATGCGACTTCACCGGCTCGCTGATTGTCGTGCCTGACGTGTCCCAGCTCGCCACACCAG GGTTACGTGCAGAAACCGGCTCGCGGGTGACGGGGTCAGAGGGCTACGAAACCGAAGGCATCCGGGGGCTGCGCGCCCTCGGCGTCCGGGAGCTCTCCTATAAGCTCGTCTTTCTGGCTTGTTACGTGGCACCAACGAATCCACGG TTTGGTGGAAAAGAGCTCCGAGATGAAGAACAGACTGCAGAAAGCATTAAAAACCAAATGTCTGTGAAAGAGTGGGAAAAGGTTTTTGAAATGAGCCAAGATAAGAACCTTTACCATAATCTGTGCACCAGCCTCTTCCCCACTATCCATG GTAATGATGAAGTAAAACGTGGGGTCCTGCTGATGCTCTTTGGAGGAGTTCCCAAGACCACTTCAGAAGGCACTTCATTGCGTGGGGACATCAATGTTTGTGTCGTTGGTGATCCAAGTACAGCCAAGAGTCAGTTTCTAAA GCACGTGGATGAGTTCAGTCCCCGTGCTGTGTACACCAGTGGCAAAGCCTCCAGCGCCGCGGGTCTGACGGCGGCTGTGGTGAAAGATGAGGAGTCCCACGAATTTGTCATTGAGGCTGGAGCACTGATGCTGGCAGATAAC GGTGTTTGTTGCATTGATGAATTTGACAAGATGGAGGTGCGGGATCAAGTAGCCATTCACGAAGCAATGGAACAGCAGACAATATCCATTACTAAAGCTGGAGTGAAG GCTACTCTGAATGCCAGGACCTCCATTTTGGCTGCAGCAAACCCAGTCGGTGGCCGCTATGACAGATCCAAgtcactgaaacaaaatatcAACCTGTCAGCTCCCATCATGTCCCGCTTTGATCTCTTCTTCATCCTTGTGGATGAGTGTAATGAG GTGATAGATTATGCCATTGCCCGGCGCATCGTGGATCTGCACTCCAGAGTGGAGGAGTCTGTTGACCGTGTTTACTCCTTGGATGATATCCGAAGGTATCTGCTGTTTGCAAGACAGTTTAAACCAAAG ATATCCAAGGAGTCTGAGGACTTCATAGTGGAGCAGTACAAGCGGCTGCGGCAGCGCGATGGCTCTGGAGTGACCAAGTCGTCCTGGAGGATCACGGTGCGGCAGCTGGAGAGCATGATCCGCCTGTCTGAGGCCATGGCCCGCATGCACTGCTGTGATGAG GTTCACCCGAAGCATGTGAAGGAAGCTTTCAGGCTTTTAAATAAGTCCATCATTAGAGTTGAGACTCCTGATGTAAATTTAGACCAAGATGATGAACAGCAAATGGAGGATCAAGAGGACCAAGATGGAGTCAATG GTGAGGCAGAAGCTCCAGCTGGGGTCAATGGTCTTGTGAATGGGATCAATGGCCATTCTGAGGATGTGAGCAAGGATGCTGCACCCAAAGCTTCTCTCAGGCTGGGCTTCTCTGAGTACCGACGCATTTCTAATCTCCTGGTGCTGCAcctcaggaaagcagaggaag aagagGACGATGCAGCACTAAAGAGGAGTGAACTTATTAATTGGTATCTAAAGGAAATAGAATCTGAAATCGAATCTGAAGAAGaactaataaataaaaagaagataataGAGAGAGTCATTCACCGACTTACACATTAT GACCACATTCTGATTGAACTGTCCCAGTCAGGACTGAGAGGATCCACTGAAGAGGAGACTTTTGATGATGATCCATACCTGGTTGTCAACCCAAACTATCTGCTGGAGGACTGA
- the LCT gene encoding lactase-phlorizin hydrolase yields the protein MDLICKTVILFLLVSLSLGRDGKFSWNFITIAGPLPSELAERLGLQDQILPEDQQGSAAAESQGYLCQPDLMASELPRYFSRLRGLGVTHYTLLLPWARVLPAGSASAADGAQVRCYRRLLRAMAAAGLRAVLLLHRGRLPSAVAAQAGGTRARAFSELFVEYADFSFRAFGDLVDVWLSFSDLPEVLQSLPYAEPQERIQAVAAAHEGFYSMLHEKVSPAGGKLSIALEMDHVLDSASSELLSVSFQVAHDSVDFVSLNLQYHCRNETDFDKKLSEFQSVWKDKDILVFSLKVLDCASMEKHPSIPVAAIATAINKKEVHMIGCDINEFLDYLPHVLSETDTLQENSDTVLAPRSSYQTVWEMFAEQSESERDSFLQDVFPSGFLWGISTGAFNIEGAWAEDGKGESIWDQFGHGGHVQMNQTADVACDSYYKTSYDIYLLRGLHPQLYKFSVSWSRIFPAGTNKSINSKGVDYYNHLIDRLVDSNIEPMMTLFHWDLPQALQALGGWQNESIIDAFVSYADFCFSTFGDRVKLWVTFHEPWVISYAGYGTGEHPPGITDPGAASYKVAHTILKAHAKVWHLYNDKYRSQQLGKVGLVLNSDWAEPKTPSSSEDVRASERYLQFMLGWFAHPVFVNGDYPDILKAQIQEVNQQCSTTVAQLPVFSEEEKSLVKGTADFFGLSHYTSHLVSAGSEGMCTPGYESIGNFSLHVDPSWPQAASSWIHVVPWGLRRLLKFVSQEYTGSKIPIYIAGNGVPTGDAGDLLNDTQRVDYFRRYIDEALKAVKLDAVDVRSYTARSLLDGFEGPAGYSLKFGLHHVNFEDSNRPRTPKASAYFYSSVIEKNGFPSQALSRSSAPVVFDRPVPSKLPSLPASEVPSKAKVVWQKFSSQTAFERDMYFYGTFPEDFTWGVSSSAYQIEGGWDADGKGPSIWDNFTHVPGNVNNNDTGDIACDSYNKVEEDIYMLRALGVKNYRFSLSWPRIFPTGRNNSINSHGVAYYNRLIDGLIANNITPIVTLYHWDLPQALQDIGGWESNELIDLFDSFADFCFQSFGDRVKFWITINEPNIIARLGYGEGLFPPNVKEPGTAPYRVAHILLKAHARVYHTYDDKYRASQGGVIALCPFISWAEPKTPSDPRDIEAADRYLQFLVGWFTHPIFKNGDYPEVMKWKVGNRSELQNLPSSRLPVFTAEEREYIRGTADVFCFNTYSSKIVRHSTTRLKPFSYEYDQEVSVTVDSSWPSSALTDHRPVAWGLRRLLNWIKEEYGNPPIYIIENGVGKKAKSDVDDNARIFYYKTYIDEALKAYKVDGVNLKGYNAWSLMDNFEWVDGYDPRFGLHQIDFDNPNRPRTPKRSAVYYAEIIRNNGIPLPKEDQFLYGEFPENFLWSVATAAYQIEGGWRADGKGLSIWDKYSHTPLRIGNDATGDVACDSYHRIEEDVEMLKSLKVSHYRFSISWSRVLPDGTTRYINERGLNYYERLIDSLLAANIMPQVTLYHWDLPLALQDVGGWENDTIVQRFKEYAEVLFQRLGDKVKFWITLNEPYNTAYLGYGVGTAAPGVSVRPGHAPYVVGHNLIKAHAEVWHLYNETFRAKQGGLISITINSDWAEPRNPHRQEDIEAARRFMQFFLGWFAHPIFKNGDYSEVMKRRIRERSLAQGLSKSRLPEFTESEKQRIKGTYDYFGLNHYTTVLTFNQNYPKGVMSYDSDRGVATVTDRSWLSSGSLWLKVTPFGFRKILRWIKEEYNNPPIYVTENGVSERGAFEFNDTWRMHYYRTYVNEALKAVVLDGVDLRGYTAWTLMDNLEWAAGYAEKFGLYHVNFSDPALPRRPKASAKYYSQIINCNGFPDPATGPHPCLEQEPEDPTPGAADSVHFLGLDLTSQDAEIALYVLFALSVVGALGLALFAYKYGKLSKRSHKQSHIELSSKL from the exons ATGGACCTGATTTGTAAGACAGTCATCCTCTTTCTGTTGGTTTCTCTCAGCCTTGGCAGAGATGGGAAATTTTCTTGGAATTTTATCACCATTGCTGGGCCTCTACCCAGTGAGCTGGCAGAGAGATTGGGCCTGCAGGACCAGATCCTGCCCGAGGACCAGCAGGGCTCTGCCGCGGCTGAATCCCAGGGTTACCTGTGCCAGCCAGATCTCATGGCTTCCGAGCTGCCCCGGTACTTCTCGCGGCTCCGTGGGCTGGGGGTGACGCACTACacactgctcctgccctgggcccGCGTCCTTCCCGCGGGCAGCGCCTCGGCCGCGGATGGAGCCCAGGTGCGGTGCTACCGGCGGCTGCTGCGGGCCATGGCTGCCGCGGGGCTCAGAGccgtgctgctcctgcaccgGGGCCGCCTCCCCAGCGCCGTGGCCGCGCAGGCCGGTGGGACGAGAGCCAGGgctttttctgagctttttgTGGAGTATGCAGATTTCAGCTTCCGCGCCTTCGGGGACCTGGTGGATGTGTGGCTCTCCTTCAGTGACCTGCCAGAGGTCCTTCAAAGCCTGCCCTACGCTGAGCCCCAGGAGCGAATCCAGGCCGTGGCTGCTGCTCATGAAGGATTTTACTCCATGCTCCATGAGAAAGTCTCACCAGCAG GTGGAAAGTTGTCCATTGCTTTGGAAATGGATCATGTCTTGGACAGTGCTTCATCAGAAttgctttcagtttcttttcaggTAGCTCAT gattCAGTAGACTTTGTGTCTCTTAACCTTCAGTACCATTGTagaaatgaaacagattttgaCAAGAAATTAAGTGAATTCCAG agtGTCTGGAAGGACAAAGACATCTTGGTTTTTAGTTTAAAGGTCCTTGACTGTGCCTCCATGGAAAAGCATCCTTCCATACCAGTAGCTGCCATTGCCACAG ctattaataaaaaagaagtgCATATGATTGGGTGTGACATTAATGAGTTCTTGGACTACTTACCTCATGTTTTAAG TGAAACAGATACTCTACAGGAAAACTCAGATACTGTTCTTGCCCCTCGGTCCTCCTATCAAACAGTCTGGGAAATGTTTGCTGAACAGTCTGAATCAGAGAGGGATTCTTTCCTGCAAGATGTTTTCCCAAGTGGGTTCCTCTGGGGCATATCCACAGGTGCCTTTAACATCGAAGGAGCTTGGGCAGAGGATGGGAAAGGAGAGAGCATCTGGGACCAGTTTGGGCATGGGGGCCATGTCCAAATGAACCAAACAGCAGACGTGGCATGTGACAGCTACTATAAAACCAGCTATGACATTTACCTGCTTAGGGGTCTTCACCCCCAGCTGTACAAATTTTCTGTATCCTGGTCTAGAATTTTCCCTGCTGGCACCAACAAGTCCATCAATTCCAAGGGTGTTGATTATTACAACCACTTAATTGATCGCTTGGTAGACTCTAACATTGAGCCCATGATGACTCTGTTCCACTGGGACCTGCCCCAAGCTCTGCAGGCTCTTGGTGGCTGGCAGAATGAAAGCATCATAGATGCTTTTGTGAGCTACGCAGACTTCTGCTTTTCCACGTTTGGGGATCGGGTCAAGCTCTGGGTTACGTTCCATGAGCCCTGGGTTATCAGCTACGCTGGCTATGGCACCGGAGAGCATCCTCCAGGAATCACTGACCCAGGAGCAGCATCTTACAAG GTTGCTCACACAATTCTCAAGGCTCATGCCAAGGTCTGGCACCTGTATAATGACAAATACCGTTCTCAGCAACTGGGAAAGGTGGGGCTGGTGCTGAACTCAGACTGGGCTGAACCCAAGACTCCAAGCAGCTCCGAGGACGTGAGGGCTTCCGAGAGGTACCTGCAGTTCATGCTTGGCTGGTTTGCTCACCCCGTATTTGTTAATGGTGATTACCCAGATATCCTGAAGGCTCAGATCCAGGAAGTGAACCAGCAGTGCTCTACGACAGTTGCACAGCTGCCTGTGTTTTCAGAGGAGGAGAAGTCCTTGGTGAAAGGGACTGCAGATTTCTTTGGCCTTTCCCATTACACTTCCCACCTGGTCAGTGCCGGTTCCGAGGGGATGTGCACACCGGGCTATGAGAGCATTGGGAACTTCTCCTTGCATGTAGATCCTTCCTGGCCACAGGCCGCCTCTTCTTGGATCCATGTGGTCCCTTGGGGATTAAGAAGGCTGCTGAAGTTTGTATCCCAGGAATACACAGGGTCAAAGATCCCAATATACATAGCAGGGAATGGTGTGCCGACAGGAGACGCCGGGGATCTTCTCAATGACACTCAACGAGTGGATTATTTCCGCCGGTACATCGATGAGGCCCTGAAAG CGGTGAAACTGGACGCCGTTGATGTCCGGTCCTACACTGCTCGATCCTTGCTTGATGGCTTTGAAGGCCCAGCAGGATACAGCCTAAAATTTGGGCTGCATCACGTGAACTTTGAAGATAGCAACAGACCAAGGACTCCCAAGGCATCTGCTTACTTCTATTCCAGTGTCattgaaaaaaatggttttccaTCCCAAGCCTTGAGCAGATCTTCTGCACCAGTGGTGTTCGACCGACCTGTGCCATCAAAGCTGCCAAGTTTACCAGCATCAGAAGTTCCCTCCAAGGCAAAGGTTGTCTGGCAGAAGTTTTCGTCCCAGACTGCCTTTGAAAGAGACATGTATTTTTATGGGACATTCCCAGAGGATTTTACATGGGGTGTGTCTTCCTCTGCCTACCAGATAGAGGGAGGTTGGGATGCTGATGGCAAAGGACCCAGCATTTGGGATAACTTCACCCATGTCCCAGGGAATGTGAACAATAACGATACTGGAGATATAGCTTGTGATAGCTACAACAAGGTGGAGGAAGATATTTACATGCTGAGAGCCTTAGGGGTAAAGAACTATCGCTTTTCCCTGTCCTGGCCTCGAATTTTCCCCACTGGAAGGAACAATTCAATCAACAGCCATGGAGTCGCATACTACAACCGTCTCATTGATGGACTGATTGCAAACAACATCACTCCGATTGTCACTCTCTACCACTGGGACCTACCACAAGCTCTCCAGGACATAGGTGGCTGGGAGAGCAACGAGCTGATTGACCTGTTTGACAGCTTTGCAGACTTCTGTTTCCAGAGCTTTGGGGACAGGGTGAAGTTCTGGATTACCATCAATGAACCCAACATCATTGCCCGGCTGGGCTATGGCGAAGGGCTGTTCCCACCCAATGTCAAGgagcctggcactgctcccTACAGGGTTGCCCACATCTTACTGAAAGCTCATGCCAGGGTCTACCACACCTACGACGACAAATACAGAGCGAGCCAGGGAGGGGTCATTGCCCTGTGCCCCTTCATTAGCTGGGCTGAGCCAAAGACACCAAGCGACCCCAGGGACATTGAAGCTGCTGACAGGTACCTGCAGTTTTTGGTGGGTTGGTTCACACACCCAATTTTCAAAAACGGGGACTACCCCGAGGTCATGAAGTGGAAAGTTGGGAACAGGAGTGAGCTCCAGAACCTGCCGTCGTCGCGCCTGCCGGTTTTCACAGCGGAGGAGCGTGAATACATCCGGGGCACGGCAGATGTCTTCTGCTTCAACACGTACTCCTCCAAAATTGTAAGGCATTCAACAACACGTCTGAAGCCCTTCTCTTACGAGTATGACCAGGAAGTTTCAGTAACAGTTGACAGCTCCTGGCCTTCCTCAGCTCTCACTGACCATCGGCCTGTGGCCTGGGGTCTGAGGAGGCTGTTGAACTGGATCAAAGAGGAATATGGAAACCCCCCAATATATATCATTGAGAATGGCGTGGGGAAAAAGGCCAAATCGGATGTTGATGACAATGCCAGAATATTTTACTACAAAACATACATTGATGAAGCTTTAAAAG CTTACAAGGTAGATGGTGTTAATCTGAAAGGATACAACGCTTGGTCTCTGATGGATAACTTTGAATGGGTGGATGGTTATGATCCAAGATTTGGACTGCACCAGATTGATTTTGACAACCCCAACAGGCCAAGGACACCAAAGCGCTCTGCTGTGTACTATGCTGAAATCATCCGCAATAATGGCATCCCACTGCCCAAGGAAGATCAATTTTTATATGGAGAGTTTCCAGAGAACTTCTTGTGGAGTGTAGCAACTGCAGCTTACCAG ATTGagggaggatggagagcagATGGGAAAGGACTTAGCATTTGGGACAAATATTCCCACACTCCCTTGAGAATTGGCAATGATGCGACTGGAGATGTAGCTTGTGACAGCTACCACAGGATTGAGGAGGATGTGGAAATGCTGAAAAGCCTCAAGGTGTCTCACTATCGCTTTTCAATCTCCTGGTCCCGTGTTCTCCCAGATGGGACCACCAGGTACATCAATGAAAGGGGACTGAACTACTATGAAAGGCTGATTGATTCCCTTCTGGCAGCCAACATTATGCCTCAG GTAACTCTCTATCACTGGGACCTCCCACTGGCACTGCAGGACGTTGGTGGGTGGGAGAATGATACTATAGTTCAGAGGTTTAAGGAATATGCTGAGGTCCTTTTCCAAAGGCTGGGGGATAAAGTGAAATTTTGGATAACCCTCAATGAACCCTACAACACCGCCTATCTTGGCTATGGCgttggcacagctgctccag gcgTCTCGGTCCGGCCAGGGCACGCTCCCTACGTGGTGGGACACAACCTGATCAAGGCACACGCGGAGGTCTGGCACCTCTACAATGAGACCTTCCGGGCCAAGCAGGGAGGGCTCATCTCCATCACCATCAACTCGGACTGGGCAGAGCCACGCAACCCACACAGACAGGAGGACATTGAAGCTGCCAGACGATTCATGCAG TTTTTTCTAGGTTGGTTTGCTCATCCCATTTTCAAAAATGGTGATTATAGTGAAGTGATGAAAAGAAGGATTCGGGAACGAAGTCTGGCCCAGGGCCTGAGCAAGTCCCG ACTTCCAGAATTTActgaaagtgaaaaacaaagaattaaagGCACATATGACTACTTTGGTCTAAATCATTATACCACGGTTTTAACATTCAACCAAAACTATCCTAAGGGTGTAATGTCATATGACTCTGATAG GGGCGTGGCCACAGTGACCGACCGcagctggctgagctctggctcCCTCTGGCTGAAGGTGACACCCTTTGGCTTCAGGAAGATCCTCAGGTGGATAAAGGAAGAGTACAACAACCCTCCCATTTATGTGACTGAAAATGGGGTCTCAGAAAGGGGAGCCTTTGAGTTCAATGACACTTGGAGAATGCATTACTATCGGACCTACGTTAATGAGGCACTGAAAG ccgTTGTGCTCGATGGTGTCGACCTACGGGGCTACACTGCATGGACACTGATGGACAACCTCGAGTGGGCAGCAGGTTACGCGGAAAAATTTGGGCTCTACCATGTGAATTTCTCAGACCCTGCCTTGCCACGGCGCCCCAAGGCCTCAGCCAAGTATTACTCACAGATCATAAACTGCAATGGCTTTCCAGACCCAGCCACGGGCCCACATCCCTGTCTGGAACAGGAGCCAGAAG ACCCcactccaggagcagctgacaGCGTGCACTTTTTGGGATTGGATTTGACATCCCAAGATGCAGAAATAGCACTCTATGtgctttttgctctttctgtaGTTGGAGCACTAGGCTTGGCTCTTTTTGCATACAAATATGGAAAATTGTCCAAAAGATCCCATAAACAATCACACATAGAACTTAGTAGTAAACTGTAA